A window of the Tripterygium wilfordii isolate XIE 37 chromosome 12, ASM1340144v1, whole genome shotgun sequence genome harbors these coding sequences:
- the LOC120010705 gene encoding cytochrome b5-like: protein MADQIVFTLSQVAQHKSKKDCWLIIHGRVLNVTKFLEEHPGGEEVLLESAGKDATKEFKDIGHSKAAENLLIKYQVGVLQGHNVKDGDMKEASSPSNTKEIRAFVIKNDTISKCKALLDFFVPVLAAASYFSFRCLTRPEQIF, encoded by the exons atggctGATCAGATAGTTTTCACACTTTCACAAGTTGCCCAACACAAATCCAAGAAAGACTGCTGGCTTATCATCCATGGAAGA GTACTGAACGTGACAAAGTTCTTGGAAGAACACCCAGGAGGAGAAGAGGTGTTATTGGAGTCAGCAGGAAAAGATGCAACAAAGGAATTCAAGGATATTGGACACAGCAAGGCAGCGGAAAACTTGCTCATCAAGTACCAGGTTGGTGTTCTCCAAGGTCACAACGTCAAGGATGGAGACATGAAGGAGGCTTCTTCTCCATCTAACACTAAAGAGATCAGGGCTTTTGTAATCAAGAACGACACCATATCAAAGTGCAAAGCTCTGCTTGATTTCTTTGTGCCGGTTTTAGCTGCTGCTTCCTACTTCAGTTTCAGATGCCTTACAAGGCCAGAGCAGATCTTCTAA